The Scomber japonicus isolate fScoJap1 chromosome 8, fScoJap1.pri, whole genome shotgun sequence genome has a segment encoding these proteins:
- the nkrf gene encoding NF-kappa-B-repressing factor — translation MAEGTDTGEMPSFDPSPSSEAKKRPISSDGREEPMRKMPVSKFGSRPRFEPVHFVSGGSSGGTGADEKENDKERRRNEPYGARQWDSEHSSYGSTSRVQGSSSLRPAFDRVPSYSSDSWGSHRDRDRERDREISSSGTSGLGYGGRGSTPNFMSKTQQDYTAKYDAHSTRNSDSYSQSHRYNGYGGGGNRSGGWDSGRQGLGYGHLERQSSSRPFSRVYNSPGRSSPATSQSGSSSQPLPISQSTVDEKQRLIANVASALAVAFRDPMFMTGSESPNYNFMLSRSIQACKTNPEYIYVNLKDIPQADLPKNRKVPTDGYACELRCQGVYLATGYSGSKNGARDRASEQAVKLFLKPVEVRVVQRKYRHSIVNDMVVCQMHSPTPAFLPALRNPEDKPTPSSKGQYEPDKRKHWTEFVVMDNAHDAICILNNSAAFNRMKIDYKFDLLPNNSAWLCRVFLQDELVAQATGTKKSSKHAAAEEAVRKLRMNQAARLQQQQQQQQQQQQLQQQQQSQYSRGNNQSDSGGRFGQPVGKKKHLSELVILENSDNAICIINDTAQFNKVTADYKFTVLPDHRWRCEVYLEGQYVAAGIGPKKIVKHIAAEEALATLRQTQAVVKSNLRKEGHSDAISRSQILARSGEEATRQEIKEDNIGNQLLRKMGWKGGGLGRDGEGIAEPIRVKEQFSREGLGMDTDKTGNQLSKRDIEDIIRNYASSDRQDDLRFSTDLTNDERKQIHQISQKYGLRSKSYGQGRQRFLVVSRKVHKDQLIGQLLQEGQVGRYELVKPQASH, via the exons ATGGCAGAAGGGACTGACACTGGCGAAATGCCCTCCTTTGACCCGAGTCCTAGTTCTGAAGCAAAAAAGAGACCTATTTCTTCTGATGGCA GAGAAGAGCCCATGAGGAAAATGCCTGTGTCAAAGTTTGGTTCCAGACCTCGATTTGAGCCTGTACACTTTGTTAGCGGCGGAAGCAGCGGAGGAACCGGCGCTGATGAGAAGGAGAACGATAAGGAGCGCAGGAGGAATGAGCCGTATGGTGCGAGACAATGGGACTCTGAACACTCTTCATACGGCAGCACCAGCAGGGTGCAAGGCTCTTCATCTTTGAGGCCTGCTTTTGACAGAGTGCCATCGTACAGCTCTGACTCTTGGGGTTCCCATAGAGATAGAGAccgggagagagacagagagatttcTTCTAGTGGTACAAGTGGGTTAGGTTATGGAGGTCGTGGGTCGACTCCAAACTTTATGTCAAAAACACAGCAGGACTACACAGCCAAGTATGATGCCCACTCCACTCGAAACTCAGATTCCTATTCTCAGTCCCACAGGTACAATGGTTATGGGGGAGGGGGGAACAGATCAGGAGGCTGGGATTCAGGACGTCAGGGTTTGGGGTATGGTCATCTAGAAAGGCAATCATCAAGCAGGCCGTTCAGCAGAGTCTACAACAGCCCAGGCAGAAGCAGTCCTGCCACTTCACAGTCAGGGTCTTCATCACAGCCTCTTCCTATATCTCAGTCAACAGTAGATGAGAAGCAGAGGCTGATTGCCAACGTAGCGTCTGCGTTGGCTGTCGCGTTTAGGGACCCGATGTTCATGACTGGAAGTGAGTCTCCAAACTACAATTTCATGTTGAGCCGCAGCATCCAGGCCTGCAAAACCAATCCTGAATATATTTATGTCAACCTGAAGGATATTCCTCAGGCTGACCTACCCAAGAACAGAAAAGTACCAACAGATGGCTATGCCTGTGAACTGAGATGCCAGGGTGTTTATCTTGCCACTGGATACTCTGGCAGTAAAAATGGAGCGAGGGACCGGGCCTCTGAGCAGGCAGTAAAACTCTTCCTGAAACCAGTTGAGGTTCGTGTTGTGCAGCGCAAATACAGACACTCCATCGTCAATGACATGGTGGTGTGCCAGATGCACAGCCCCACCCCGGCCTTTTTACCGGCACTTCGCAACCCCGAGGATAAACCTACTCCCAGCTCCAAGGGCCAATACGAGCCTGACAAACGGAAGCACTGGACAGAGTTTGTGGTTATGGACAATGCTCACGATGCCATCTGCATACTTAACAACTCTGCAGCTTTCAACCGCATGAAGATAGACTATAAGTTTGACCTGCTCCCAAACAACAGCGCTTGGCTGTGCAGAGTCTTCCTGCAGGACGAGCTCGTGGCACAGGCCACCGGCACTAAAAAGAGCTCAAAGCATGCAGCGGCAGAAGAGGCAGTGAGGAAACTCCGTATGAACCAGGCAGCcagactgcagcagcagcagcaacaacaacaacagcagcagcagcttcagcaacagcagcagtctCAGTACTCCAGAGGAAATAATCAGTCAGATTCTGGTGGACGCTTCGGGCAGCCGGTCGGCAAAAAGAAGCATCTGAGTGAGCTGGTTATTCTGGAAAACTCTGACAATGCTATCTGTATCATTAATGACACAGCTCAGTTTAATAAAGTGACTGCCGATTACAAGTTCACCGTTCTGCCGGATCATCGCTGGAGGTGTGAAGTTTACTTGGAAGGACAGTACGTCGCAGCAGGAATTGGGCCCAAAAAAATAGTAAAGCACATCGCAGCAGAGGAGGCTTTAGCCACCTTGAGACAGACACAGGCTGTGGTGAAATCCAacctaaggaaggaaggacatagcGATGCCATATCCCGCTCCCAGATCCTGGCTCGCTCAGGAGAGGAGGCCACAAGGCAGGAGATAAAGGAAGACAACATCGGAAACCAGCTGCTCCGTAAGATGGGCTGGAAGGGAGGCGGTCTGGGCAGAGACGGGGAAGGCATCGCAGAACCGATCAGAGTTAAAGAGCAGTTCTCCAGAGAAGGGTTGGGTATGGACACAGATAAAACAGGGAATCAGCTCAGTAAGCGTGACATAGAGGACATCATTCGCAACTATGCCAGCTCGGACCGCCAGGATGATCTCCGGTTCTCCACTGACCTCACCAACGACGAACGCAAGCAGATCCACCAGATATCTCAGAAATACGGTCTTCGAAGCAAGTCGTACGGACAAGGAAGGCAACGCTTCCTTGTTGTCAGCCGCAAAGTACACAAAGACCAGCTCATTGGTCAACTTTtacaggaaggacaggtggGACGATATGAGTTAGTGAAACCTCAGGCGTCTCACTAA
- the LOC128363260 gene encoding ubiquitin-conjugating enzyme E2 A, with amino-acid sequence MSTPARRRLMRDFKRLQEDPPAGVSGAPSENNIMVWNAVIFGPEGTPFEDGTFKLTIEFTEEYPNKPPTVRFVSKMFHPNVYADGSICLDILQNRWSPTYDVSSILTSIQSLLDEPNPNSPANSQAAQLYQENKREYEKRVSAIVEQSWRDC; translated from the exons ATGTCAACCCCAGCAAGACGGCGTTTAATGAGAGATTTTAAACG GCTGCAAGAGGATCCTCCAGCAGGGGTGAGTGGAGCCCCATCAGAAAATAATATCATGGTATGGAACGCTGTCATTTTTGG ACCAGAGGGAACACCTTTTGAAGATG GAACCTTCAAACTTACCATTGAATTCACAGAGGAATATCCAAATAAACCTCCAACAGTGCGATTTGTCTCCAAAATGTTTCATCCAAACG TGTATGCAGATGGCAGCATATGCTTAGATATACTTCAGAATCGTTGGAGTCCAACCTATGATGTGTCTTCAATCTTAACTTCAATACAG TCTTTACTGGATGAGCCAAACCCAAACAGTCCAGCCAACAGCCAAGCGGCCCAGCTGTACCAGGAAAACAAACGGGAGTATGAGAAGAGGGTTTCTGCTATTGTTGAACAGAGTTGGCGTGACTGTTGA